The following are from one region of the Hymenobacter radiodurans genome:
- a CDS encoding peptidoglycan DD-metalloendopeptidase family protein, whose translation MTELSQLLQRHQAQFGPVLPIDLNSPEVCRLDFTDRNPRVLEADLRDTAAFEELVTELLEAQGALIGVGGYLENRIIYRRSPGLFGDPAVPARSLHLGVDVWVRAGTPVWSPLPATVHSLADNDNFGDYGPTVILEHKLEGTTFYTLYGHLGRREVALLRPGMLVEPGITFAEVGPHPENGDWPPHLHFQVIADMQSLEGDFPGVALPAEREKWADLCPNPNLILQSRHLD comes from the coding sequence ATGACTGAACTTTCTCAACTCTTACAACGGCATCAGGCGCAATTCGGGCCGGTGCTGCCCATTGACCTGAACAGCCCGGAAGTATGTCGGCTCGACTTTACCGACCGCAATCCGCGAGTCTTGGAAGCTGATTTGCGCGATACCGCTGCTTTTGAGGAGTTGGTAACTGAACTGCTGGAAGCTCAGGGAGCATTAATTGGGGTTGGTGGCTATTTGGAGAATCGTATTATCTACCGCCGCAGCCCTGGTTTGTTTGGCGACCCAGCCGTGCCAGCGCGCTCTTTGCACCTGGGCGTCGATGTCTGGGTGCGGGCCGGCACGCCCGTTTGGTCGCCCTTGCCAGCTACCGTACACAGCCTCGCCGACAATGATAATTTCGGTGATTATGGCCCTACCGTTATTCTGGAGCACAAGCTGGAAGGCACCACATTTTATACCCTCTATGGGCACTTAGGCCGCCGTGAAGTGGCGTTGCTGCGGCCGGGAATGCTGGTGGAGCCGGGCATCACGTTTGCCGAAGTAGGCCCACACCCCGAGAATGGCGACTGGCCACCTCACCTTCACTTTCAGGTTATAGCTGATATGCAGAGCCTAGAGGGTGATTTTCCGGGCGTAGCGCTCCCAGCGGAGCGAGAGAAATGGGCCGATTTGTGCCCCAATCCGAACCTGATTCTGCAAAGCCGGCACCTCGACTAG
- a CDS encoding ferredoxin--NADP reductase, with product MSSPYLTLHVVELTHETPDAVTIHLEQPTRQPIACQPGQFLTLILPCGPGGKKERRAYSLSSTPHEAPRLSVTVKRVPGGLVSNYLLDTVRVGQQIEAMAPLGNFTVKPSPKSARSLVLVGAGSGITPLMSILKAVLREEPQSHILLVYGNRNEESVIFRQQLATLEQESGGRLQVEHVYSQPANPATTQHKGRLNRTMLLRILEQRHQFPAEQAEYYLCGPDGLMQEARSALDLLGVPAANIHRESFVAAADSTEAAAAQPNGHGDVSTADDDGKIVTRTVTINYEGSEYKLVVEPNQTILEAALDQDIDLPYSCQAGLCTACRGKCLSGKVHLDEREGLSDSEMKQGYVLTCVGHPLTADVVIEIA from the coding sequence ATGAGCAGTCCTTACCTCACCCTCCACGTTGTCGAGCTCACCCACGAAACGCCCGACGCCGTTACTATCCATCTTGAACAACCCACCCGCCAGCCCATTGCCTGCCAGCCCGGCCAGTTTCTAACTCTGATTCTGCCCTGCGGTCCGGGGGGCAAAAAAGAGCGCCGCGCCTACTCCCTGAGCAGCACGCCGCACGAAGCCCCGCGCCTGTCCGTCACGGTGAAGCGCGTGCCGGGAGGTTTGGTAAGCAACTATCTGCTTGATACAGTGCGCGTAGGCCAGCAAATCGAGGCAATGGCGCCGCTCGGAAACTTTACAGTGAAGCCCAGCCCAAAATCGGCCCGCTCGTTGGTGCTGGTGGGTGCCGGCAGCGGCATTACGCCCCTGATGAGCATACTAAAAGCCGTGCTACGCGAGGAGCCACAAAGCCATATCTTGCTCGTGTACGGCAACCGCAACGAAGAATCCGTGATTTTTCGGCAGCAGCTGGCCACGCTGGAGCAGGAGTCGGGGGGGCGTTTGCAAGTCGAGCACGTATATAGCCAACCTGCCAATCCGGCAACTACCCAGCACAAAGGCCGCCTGAACCGCACCATGCTGCTGCGCATTCTGGAGCAGCGCCACCAGTTTCCGGCCGAGCAAGCCGAATACTACCTGTGCGGCCCCGATGGCCTGATGCAGGAAGCTCGCTCTGCGCTGGACTTGCTAGGTGTTCCTGCTGCTAATATTCATCGTGAAAGCTTTGTAGCCGCCGCCGACAGCACCGAAGCCGCTGCTGCCCAGCCAAACGGTCACGGCGACGTATCAACGGCCGACGACGATGGCAAAATCGTGACCCGCACGGTAACTATTAATTATGAAGGCAGTGAGTATAAACTGGTAGTTGAGCCCAACCAAACGATTCTGGAAGCGGCTCTCGATCAGGATATCGACTTGCCATATTCCTGTCAGGCAGGCTTGTGCACGGCTTGCCGCGGCAAGTGTCTGTCGGGCAAAGTGCACTTGGATGAGCGTGAAGGCTTATCCGACTCCGAAATGAAACAAGGCTACGTACTTACTTGCGTTGGTCATCCGCTCACAGCCGACGTCGTTATTGAGATAGCATAA
- a CDS encoding M3 family oligoendopeptidase → MLHAAPEIQLASATDTQRPARRYLPEDFVVTDWSALESYFIELRDREINAPQELEEWLLDRSELESALSENLAWRYIRMTCDTQDEERAEAFQYFVSEIEPNVAPYDHALNEKLIQSEYVGELDPQRYRVFIRSVRQALEIYRAENIPLKTDISTKQQQYAATVGAMTVTINGEEMTLPRAADFLKNPDRAVREQAYVAVQERRLQDKDSLDTLFTQLVRLRHQMALNAGFKNFRDYMFAALGRFDYTPQDCFNFHRAIRETVVPLIDDLDLERRQDLNLPELRPWDLDVDVSGKAPLRPFETGAELLEKTITVFQHLDPYLGDCLRTMRQMGHLDLESRKGKAPGGYNYPLDETGVPFIFMNATSSLRDVVTMLHEGGHAVHSFLTRTLPLSADKHPPSEVAELASMSMELMSMDHWDEFFPDADELRRAKKTHLESVLETFPWVATIDKFQHWIYENPEHTTEQRYERWVQVFDEFNQRTVSWKGLEQYKPYLWQKQLHLYEVPFYYIEYAMAQLGAIAVWRNYRQNPQQGLEAYKRALALGYTAPIGEIYAAAGIRFDFSTEYLRSLADFVREEMARL, encoded by the coding sequence ATGCTACACGCCGCCCCCGAAATTCAACTCGCCTCGGCCACAGATACCCAGCGCCCAGCGCGCCGCTACTTGCCCGAAGATTTTGTCGTAACAGATTGGTCTGCCCTTGAATCATACTTTATTGAGCTGCGCGACCGGGAAATAAATGCCCCCCAGGAGCTGGAAGAGTGGCTGCTAGACCGGAGTGAACTGGAAAGCGCGTTGAGTGAAAACCTGGCGTGGCGCTACATCCGCATGACCTGCGATACGCAGGATGAGGAACGCGCCGAAGCCTTCCAATACTTCGTGAGTGAAATTGAGCCCAACGTAGCGCCCTACGATCACGCCCTGAACGAAAAGCTTATCCAATCGGAGTACGTGGGCGAGCTGGATCCGCAGCGGTATCGTGTGTTTATCCGTTCGGTTCGGCAAGCTCTGGAGATTTATCGGGCCGAGAATATTCCGCTCAAAACCGATATCAGCACGAAGCAGCAGCAATATGCGGCTACAGTAGGCGCGATGACGGTCACGATAAACGGGGAGGAAATGACGCTGCCGCGGGCAGCTGATTTCCTGAAAAACCCTGATCGGGCAGTACGTGAGCAAGCTTACGTAGCTGTGCAGGAGCGACGCTTACAAGACAAAGACTCTCTCGATACGTTATTTACGCAGTTGGTGCGTTTGCGCCACCAGATGGCTTTGAACGCGGGTTTTAAGAACTTCCGCGATTACATGTTTGCCGCGCTGGGTCGCTTCGACTACACGCCCCAGGATTGCTTCAACTTCCACCGCGCCATTCGCGAAACGGTAGTGCCACTCATCGACGACCTCGACTTAGAGCGCCGCCAGGATCTAAATTTGCCAGAGCTGCGTCCGTGGGATCTGGATGTGGATGTGAGCGGTAAAGCGCCGTTGCGCCCATTTGAGACGGGCGCGGAACTGCTCGAAAAAACCATCACCGTTTTCCAACACCTTGACCCTTATCTCGGTGATTGTCTGCGCACGATGCGTCAGATGGGCCACCTCGACCTAGAGTCGCGGAAAGGGAAAGCGCCTGGTGGCTACAACTATCCGCTGGATGAAACCGGGGTGCCGTTCATCTTCATGAACGCAACCTCTTCCTTGCGCGACGTGGTTACAATGCTGCACGAAGGCGGCCACGCCGTGCACTCTTTCCTGACCCGTACGTTGCCGTTATCGGCCGACAAGCACCCACCGAGTGAAGTAGCCGAGTTAGCCTCCATGAGCATGGAGCTAATGAGCATGGATCATTGGGACGAGTTTTTTCCAGATGCTGATGAACTGCGTCGGGCTAAGAAAACGCATCTGGAAAGCGTACTTGAAACCTTCCCTTGGGTAGCTACCATCGATAAGTTTCAGCACTGGATTTACGAAAACCCGGAGCATACCACGGAGCAGCGCTACGAGCGCTGGGTGCAGGTATTCGACGAGTTTAACCAACGCACAGTAAGCTGGAAAGGCCTTGAGCAATACAAGCCGTATCTGTGGCAGAAGCAGTTGCATCTGTATGAGGTGCCGTTCTACTACATTGAGTACGCCATGGCTCAGCTTGGGGCTATTGCCGTTTGGCGTAATTACCGTCAGAATCCGCAGCAGGGCCTAGAGGCCTATAAGCGCGCTTTGGCATTGGGCTACACGGCGCCCATCGGCGAAATTTATGCTGCCGCCGGTATTCGCTTCGATTTTAGCACCGAATATCTGCGCTCCCTAGCTGACTTTGTGCGTGAGGAAATGGCTCGGTTGTAA
- the paaD gene encoding 1,2-phenylacetyl-CoA epoxidase subunit PaaD encodes MDKATILTWLEAVKDPEIPVLSLVDLGVIRDVVIDESGRVTVKMTPTFSGCPAMDYMQRDVVQTLQAHGIAEVTTEMSFEEPWDTNMVSDKGREALKNFGLAPPPTYQGILDLDILEYAQCPHCNSHNTELRTPFGATLCRSMHYCNDCRQLFEQFKPV; translated from the coding sequence ATGGATAAGGCCACCATTCTTACCTGGCTCGAAGCGGTAAAAGATCCCGAGATTCCAGTGCTGTCGTTGGTGGATTTGGGAGTAATCCGCGACGTAGTGATAGACGAGAGCGGGCGCGTAACAGTGAAGATGACGCCGACGTTTTCGGGCTGCCCGGCCATGGACTACATGCAGCGTGACGTAGTGCAAACGCTACAAGCGCACGGCATAGCCGAAGTGACCACGGAAATGAGCTTTGAGGAACCTTGGGATACAAATATGGTTTCGGATAAAGGTCGGGAGGCACTGAAGAACTTTGGCCTTGCGCCTCCCCCCACGTACCAAGGGATTCTAGACCTTGATATTCTGGAGTATGCTCAGTGTCCGCACTGCAACAGTCATAATACGGAGCTGCGGACGCCTTTTGGAGCTACTTTGTGTCGTTCTATGCACTATTGTAACGACTGTCGACAACTATTTGAACAATTTAAACCTGTTTAA
- the paaC gene encoding 1,2-phenylacetyl-CoA epoxidase subunit PaaC: MNTDALKDLLYRLADDQLILGHRNSEWNGLGPILEEDIAFSSMAQDKLGHSLQLYTLLHQLGEAEPDTVAFTRNAPQFHCAQLVELPIGEYDFSLIRHFLYDHAEILRFEALSHSSYEPLAQVARKLKGELKYHTLHANTWIKQLGSSTEEAIERLQNSLNYTLPYALGLFEKTAAEAEIISEGIFVGEDEIKAHWQENITKVLSQTALDIPDLATLTPVYGGRVGQHTEYLQPLLDEMAEVFRVDPTAEW; this comes from the coding sequence ATGAACACCGACGCGCTAAAAGACCTGCTCTACCGCCTCGCCGACGACCAGCTAATCCTAGGTCATCGCAACTCCGAGTGGAACGGCTTGGGGCCAATTCTGGAAGAAGATATTGCCTTTTCTTCCATGGCTCAAGACAAACTGGGCCACAGTCTGCAGCTCTACACCCTCCTGCACCAGCTCGGCGAAGCGGAGCCCGACACGGTAGCTTTCACCAGAAATGCCCCCCAGTTCCATTGCGCGCAGTTAGTAGAGCTACCCATCGGGGAATACGACTTCAGCCTGATTCGTCATTTCCTGTACGACCACGCCGAAATCCTACGCTTCGAGGCGCTTAGCCACAGCAGCTACGAGCCGTTAGCTCAGGTAGCGCGCAAGCTCAAAGGCGAGTTGAAGTACCACACGCTACACGCCAATACCTGGATAAAGCAGCTTGGTAGCTCGACGGAAGAAGCTATTGAGAGACTGCAAAACTCACTGAATTACACCTTACCGTACGCGCTGGGTTTGTTCGAGAAAACAGCAGCCGAAGCCGAGATTATCTCCGAAGGCATTTTCGTAGGCGAAGACGAAATCAAGGCACACTGGCAGGAGAACATTACCAAAGTGCTGAGTCAAACTGCGTTGGACATTCCCGATTTGGCTACTCTTACACCCGTCTATGGCGGGCGAGTTGGTCAACACACAGAATATCTGCAGCCCTTACTGGATGAGATGGCCGAAGTATTTCGGGTCGATCCGACGGCGGAATGGTAA
- a CDS encoding phenylacetic acid degradation b: MSLSSLDPRIARLGLPDSPTPPPDKPELDQFETYEVFHQKKEGTAYTYVGPVHAPSLEVAFLFGKEQYSRRFACTGLWVTPTSAVQVTAYGDDAGSVYDTLPGGQNEPTEAPLSESAEEQAAYAAGEEDYDIFHLKKRGKAHVHVGKVRASSHAMALQQAKAVFGEQKPVVNVWVIRSADILLSDEDDRDIWSTTPEKKYRDALAYKVQDKIERFKAENPENAPQA, translated from the coding sequence ATGTCCCTCTCCTCCCTCGACCCGCGCATTGCCCGCCTTGGGCTGCCCGATTCGCCTACGCCCCCACCCGATAAGCCTGAGCTAGACCAGTTCGAGACGTATGAAGTGTTCCACCAGAAAAAGGAAGGCACGGCTTACACTTACGTCGGGCCAGTGCATGCGCCTTCGCTGGAGGTAGCTTTTTTATTTGGTAAAGAGCAGTATAGTCGTCGTTTTGCGTGCACTGGTCTGTGGGTGACGCCTACTAGCGCCGTGCAGGTGACAGCATACGGCGACGATGCCGGTTCTGTGTACGACACGCTGCCTGGGGGTCAAAATGAGCCCACGGAAGCACCACTTTCCGAATCGGCGGAGGAACAGGCAGCTTACGCGGCGGGTGAGGAAGACTACGATATTTTTCACCTGAAGAAGCGCGGCAAAGCCCACGTGCACGTGGGTAAAGTGCGGGCTAGCTCGCATGCAATGGCCTTACAGCAAGCCAAAGCAGTTTTTGGCGAGCAAAAGCCAGTAGTAAATGTGTGGGTGATTCGCTCGGCCGATATTCTGCTCTCCGACGAAGACGACCGTGACATCTGGTCGACTACCCCTGAGAAAAAATACCGCGACGCCCTGGCCTACAAAGTGCAGGACAAAATCGAGCGCTTCAAAGCTGAGAATCCCGAAAACGCCCCCCAAGCATGA
- the paaA gene encoding 1,2-phenylacetyl-CoA epoxidase subunit PaaA has translation MYGSASTHDIPASATTGLENEDPILLAEFEARIARGEKIEPRDWMPALYRKQLIRMIEQHAHSEIIGSLPEGTWITRAPGFRRKMAQMAKVQDEVGHAQLLYSAAETLGKTREQMLSDLINGKSKYSNVFNYPAFTWADSNVISWLIDAGAIVNQMANAKGSYGPYCRALERICAEESFHLKYGHDAVVHLATGTPIQRRMIQEALNRWWPPIMTFFGPSDKMSVHTEILMRWKVKMASNDHCRQQFLDMYVPKIWELGLTVPDAKLRKNEDGVWEFTEPDWEDFKRVINGDGPCNAERLAVRRAAEENGAWVRRALLSPKAKYVKPLA, from the coding sequence ATGTACGGCTCCGCAAGCACCCACGATATTCCGGCCAGCGCTACTACCGGCCTCGAAAACGAAGATCCAATCCTATTGGCTGAGTTTGAGGCGCGTATTGCCCGCGGCGAAAAAATCGAGCCGCGCGACTGGATGCCGGCTTTGTACCGCAAGCAGCTCATTCGCATGATTGAGCAGCACGCCCACTCCGAAATCATCGGTTCCTTGCCCGAAGGCACTTGGATTACGCGCGCTCCCGGCTTCCGTCGTAAAATGGCTCAAATGGCCAAAGTGCAGGACGAAGTAGGCCATGCGCAGCTACTGTATTCGGCGGCCGAGACTCTGGGCAAAACTCGCGAGCAGATGCTTTCTGACCTGATTAACGGTAAGAGCAAGTACTCCAACGTCTTCAACTATCCCGCCTTCACCTGGGCTGATTCCAACGTCATTTCTTGGCTGATTGACGCCGGCGCCATCGTCAACCAGATGGCCAACGCCAAAGGCAGCTACGGCCCATATTGCCGCGCTCTGGAGCGGATTTGCGCCGAGGAAAGCTTCCACTTGAAGTACGGTCACGATGCCGTGGTACATTTGGCTACTGGTACGCCTATTCAGCGCCGCATGATTCAGGAGGCCCTGAATCGTTGGTGGCCGCCGATTATGACCTTCTTCGGCCCTTCGGATAAGATGAGCGTGCACACCGAAATTCTGATGCGTTGGAAGGTGAAAATGGCCTCCAACGATCATTGCCGCCAGCAATTCCTCGATATGTACGTGCCCAAAATCTGGGAACTTGGCTTGACGGTGCCCGATGCTAAGCTGCGCAAAAACGAAGATGGCGTGTGGGAATTCACTGAGCCTGATTGGGAAGACTTTAAGCGCGTTATCAATGGTGATGGTCCTTGCAATGCTGAGCGCCTAGCCGTACGCCGCGCCGCGGAGGAAAATGGCGCTTGGGTACGCCGTGCCTTGCTTTCGCCCAAAGCGAAATACGTAAAGCCCCTAGCGTAG
- a CDS encoding TetR/AcrR family transcriptional regulator: MEATAPTLSRKAQIDQTATALFRTRGFAATSMRELAEALGLEAGSLYSHIKSKQELLHRICFRLAEDFFAGFAAATHDAAEPAAVQLRRAIESHVRVLTQDVAASAVFLHEWRHLSEPARTEFLALRERYETGFRLLIQRGIEQNDLRTPDAAFATLTLLASLNWLPTWYKPEGKLPPSEIAHRLADQLLLGLANS; encoded by the coding sequence ATGGAAGCCACTGCCCCTACCCTTTCGCGGAAAGCCCAGATCGACCAGACGGCTACGGCCCTGTTTCGGACACGGGGTTTTGCGGCCACCAGTATGCGCGAGCTAGCGGAGGCGTTGGGCCTAGAGGCAGGCAGCTTGTATTCCCATATTAAGTCCAAGCAAGAGCTACTGCACCGCATCTGCTTCCGCTTGGCTGAAGACTTTTTTGCTGGCTTTGCCGCCGCTACCCATGATGCTGCTGAGCCTGCCGCCGTGCAACTGCGCCGGGCCATCGAAAGCCACGTGCGCGTACTGACCCAGGATGTAGCCGCTTCTGCCGTGTTTCTGCACGAGTGGCGCCACCTGAGCGAACCCGCCCGCACCGAATTTTTGGCGTTGCGCGAGCGGTACGAAACTGGCTTCCGACTTTTAATTCAGCGCGGCATCGAGCAAAACGACTTGCGCACACCTGATGCCGCTTTTGCAACGCTCACGCTACTTGCTAGTCTGAATTGGCTGCCAACTTGGTATAAGCCCGAGGGCAAATTGCCCCCCAGTGAAATTGCGCACCGCTTGGCCGACCAGCTGTTGCTTGGTCTGGCCAACTCCTAA
- a CDS encoding SDR family oxidoreductase — MKDKVVLITGGTSGIGRACAVVFGQAGARVVVTGRDGAKLAETAQQLTQLGIQHRTVRADVGVETDSARAVEETVAAFGRLDVLINNAGISMRALFQDADLEVIKRLMQTNFFGTVFTTKFALPHILAAKGSIVGISSIAGYRGLPGRTGYSASKFAMQGFLEALRTELLPQGVHVLVACPGFTASNIRQTALAADGSAQGESPRDEGQMMSSEEVAGHLLRAVQQRRRDLVLTSQGKLTVFLNKWLPALTDKLVLNHFRKEEGSPIK; from the coding sequence ATGAAAGATAAAGTAGTGCTCATCACTGGCGGAACCTCGGGCATCGGCCGGGCCTGCGCCGTAGTATTCGGGCAAGCCGGCGCCCGCGTCGTCGTCACCGGCCGCGACGGAGCCAAGCTCGCCGAAACCGCTCAACAGCTCACCCAGCTCGGCATTCAGCACCGCACCGTGCGCGCCGACGTGGGCGTAGAAACTGACTCAGCCCGCGCCGTCGAAGAAACCGTAGCCGCTTTCGGCCGCCTGGATGTGCTGATTAATAATGCCGGAATTTCTATGCGCGCCTTATTTCAGGATGCTGATTTGGAAGTGATTAAGCGCTTGATGCAAACTAACTTCTTCGGCACCGTCTTCACCACCAAGTTCGCCTTGCCGCATATTCTGGCCGCCAAAGGCTCAATCGTAGGCATCTCCAGCATCGCCGGTTACCGCGGACTTCCCGGCCGCACGGGCTATTCCGCCTCCAAATTCGCCATGCAGGGTTTCCTAGAAGCCCTCCGCACCGAGTTATTACCCCAAGGCGTACACGTGCTGGTCGCTTGTCCCGGCTTTACCGCCTCCAATATTCGCCAAACGGCCCTGGCCGCTGATGGCTCCGCCCAAGGTGAGTCGCCCCGCGACGAAGGCCAGATGATGAGCAGCGAAGAAGTAGCCGGCCACCTGCTGCGCGCCGTGCAGCAGCGCCGCCGCGACCTCGTACTCACCAGTCAGGGTAAACTGACCGTTTTCCTGAATAAATGGCTACCCGCTCTCACGGACAAGCTTGTGCTCAATCACTTTCGCAAGGAAGAAGGTTCACCTATCAAGTAG